The window GAGTCGTCGATACGCGGAGCTCGACCCACGAGGCTCGACTCGAGTGCCGGCGCTAAGGCGGTCAGCTGCTGGAGCGTCGCTTGAAGCTCGGCTTCGAAGTGGGCCTGGGTGTACGGCGCGCGATTCGATGCGCGCATCACCACCAGCTCTGTGGGGAGCTCCGCGGCGCGCAGCCCGAGCTCGAGACCCACGGCGGTCCCAAGGGTCCCCCCAGCAACGAAGACGTAGTCAGGAGGCGCGAGCCCGGCGACCTCAAACTGAGCTTGAAGCTCGAGCGCTGCAGCGACGCAGCCCAGGTCACCCACTGGACTACTTCCTCCCCACGGAAATAACGCAGCGTCGGAGCGCTTACCGAGCCAGCGCCGCGCCTTGACCTCCGCCTCGCGCTGAGAGCCCGCCTTGACCAGCGTCGCCCCAGCGGCCTTGCAGAGCTCCAGGTTTCTACGGCCGTGATCATCGAGGGGAGCTGGTAGCAGGTAGGCCCGGCAGCCAAGCCCCAAGCGCTTGGCGTGCACCGCGGTGGCGGCGACGTGGTTCGAGCCTTGAGCGCCGAACGTGCACACCTCCTCGATCCCTTCGGCGAGTGCCTTCCCGAAGAGCGGCTCGAGCTTGCGCGGCTTGCTGCCGCCGTAGCCTTGCGCGCTCTTTGCGTCTTGCTTCAGCCACAGGCCCGCGAACCCTAGCTCATCCGCTACCAGTGGAAGCAGCGGTGTCGGCTCCTCGAGCACGTTTCTCCACGGCAACGCCTCGAGTTCCGGCCAGCGCGCACTCAGTAAAGCCTTGCCCCAGGGTACCGTAGGCAAAGCTCTAGACTCGAGCGGGGTTGACTCTACCTCGGGCAGCGTCATCTCCCTCGGCGCTGACGTCGAAGCGCTCTCGCGTGAGGGGGCAAGCCGAGGAGAAGGCGTGGAGCGAGCCTTGGGTGTCTCGCCGCAGCCGACCAGCGCGGTCACGCCCAGCAGCAGGTCTCGGCGTCGCAAGCAGGCGCTGGTGGAAACGTCCCGCCGCCCCACATCAGCCCCTTCGAGTTCGGTCGATCTCTTCAACACCCCGCTAACGCGACCAGACGCGGGGTCCTTCCGGCGTCCCTTGCGATCAGCTTCAAGGCGTGAGACCTAAGACTACATGGGGACTCAACCTCCGCTCAGTGTTGCGACCAGGAACTACGGTCTCGAGCTTGTGAAGCTCTTCTTGCAAGTGGTGTGGGCGGACCACGAAGTCACTGAAACCGAGACGGCGCGCCTCAAGCAGTACGCGCAGAATCTCGGGCTGC is drawn from Polyangiaceae bacterium and contains these coding sequences:
- a CDS encoding pyridoxal-phosphate dependent enzyme, coding for MLKRSTELEGADVGRRDVSTSACLRRRDLLLGVTALVGCGETPKARSTPSPRLAPSRESASTSAPREMTLPEVESTPLESRALPTVPWGKALLSARWPELEALPWRNVLEEPTPLLPLVADELGFAGLWLKQDAKSAQGYGGSKPRKLEPLFGKALAEGIEEVCTFGAQGSNHVAATAVHAKRLGLGCRAYLLPAPLDDHGRRNLELCKAAGATLVKAGSQREAEVKARRWLGKRSDAALFPWGGSSPVGDLGCVAAALELQAQFEVAGLAPPDYVFVAGGTLGTAVGLELGLRAAELPTELVVMRASNRAPYTQAHFEAELQATLQQLTALAPALESSLVGRAPRIDDSQLGSGYALPTRAGRAASAWMEARAGFSLDLTYTGKAFAGVLAQAPRLAGKRVVFWQTLDPNPQGT